CCACCTGCTCGGGACCCACCTCTCGTGGCCGCTGGACGCCCAGCGGACGCGCGAGGCGCAGGTGCGGCATGCGCTGGAGCGAGTCCGGGATCTGGGCTGGGATCGCCCCGGGGCGCGCTTCGTGCTCGCCGGGGATCTCAACGGGGTCGAGGGGGAGCCGGGCTTGCGCCTGCTGAGCGAGCGGCTGGTGGACGCGTACCGGGCGGCGCACCCGACGACCCCGGGGCTGACCTGGAGCCACGTGAACCCGCTGGTCTGGTACGACTCACCCGATCGCCGATTGGATTACCTCTTCGCGGATCCCGGGGTGACGGTGCGTGCGGCCGGGGTGGCCCTCGATCGGCTCGAGGCGCCGGCCTCCGACCACTACGCGGTCTTCGCGCACCTCTCCTGGGAGGGGGCGGATCGGGTATGATGACTCAATGAATACCGTGAAGATGATGATCGAGATTCCTGGCGATCTCGAAGCCGTTCGCCGCCTGCTGCTCAAGCTCGCCCCCCGCATGGAGTCGAGGCAGCCCGGCATTACGGCTCAGCTCACCCACGCCGACCTGACGCAGCCCATGCGCATGGCCACCCCCAAGGGGGAAGTCATCGACGTCATCCTGGAGCCGCGCGGGGAGATGTCCGCGATCAAGGTCTCGGTCCAGCCTCCCATGCGCTCGGTGGGGAAGGTTCGGGCGGCCTGGTGGCGCTGGCGCACCCGCTTCTTCATGAAGTGGACCCTCAAGGGGGTCCGCAAGGCGATCGCGCGCGATCGCGCTACCTAGCCCCCGGCGGCAATCCCATCGTCTCGCGCAGGGCGCGGAACGCGTCGGTGCGCTTGCCTTCGGCGTCTCGCAAGAGGAGCCGAGGCTCGTCCTGCCGTGGGCCGGGGGCGTCTCCCGCTCGGGCCATGGCCGCCAGGACGATGAGGGGCGGGTCCCCTTCGCGCGAGACCACCTCACGCAGCCGAAAGATTTCGAGCCCCGCTGCTTGCGCGGCGCCCTCAAGCCGTGCGATCTGACGGCCGTCGAAGACCACGACGAACACGCCACCAGGGGCGAGCGTCGTGCAGGCCGCTTCGCAGTAGGCCTCGACTCCGCCGCGGAACTCGAAGCGGCACGGCCCCTTCTGGGGGGCGTCGCTCACGGTCCCGTCCTCCCGGTCCCAGTAGGGCGGACTCCCCGTCACCAGCTCGAATTCGCCGACGGTGGCAACTTGTTCGCGCAGGTCGCCCAGGAGGTAGCGCGTCCGCTCGGCCACCCCGTTGTAGCGGGCCGAGCGCCGAGCGAGCAGCAGGCTTGCTTCCTGTGCCTCGATGCCCGTCAGGTGGAGAGCGGGATACTTCCAGGCCACGAAGAGGCCCACCGAGCCGATGCCCGTGCCCAAATCCAGGGCCTGAATGGGAGTGCGGCCGAGCATGCGCATGGTGTCGCAGGCATACCAGGCCCCCAGGAGGTCGTCGGTCGAGTAGCGGTGACCGCCCTTGAGCTGGAAGAGGCGCCAGTGACCCGCGAACGCGTCGAGGGTCTCGCCGGGCCCAGGGACCAGGTCGCTTTCCCCCTGGTCGCCGGGCGGCACGGGGCCGGGGGGCGTCCAGTTGGCGCGCGCCCGGGCTTCTCGCTGGCGCTGCCGCTCGGTCAGGGCCATTGGTTAAGGCCGGTTACTTGTTCTTGGCCCCGACCGGCTTGGGGATGCTGGTCAGGTTCATGAGGTCGTCCAGCTCGAGGGGAGCGCGCTTGACCCACTGCTTCATCTTGAGCAGCCACAGGGTCATGCGCCGAGGCTTGAACTCCATGGTCAGCTTGGTGCGGCCCTTCTCCTTGGTGACCTCCTGGACGATGCTCTCGTAGGGGCCACGGCTCATCTCGGTGATGGCCTTGCGGGAGGGGAAGAAGGTGATCTTCTCCTGGAACTTGCGGCCGCGCTTGGGCTTCACTTCACGGACCAGGTAGTTCTTCTTGCGCTCGATGACGTTGATCGACTGGAACTGGCCGTTCTTGGCCTTCGGGTGTTCGATCTGGTCCTTGATGGCGTGCCAGACGCGGTCGTGAGGGGCGTCCAGCCAAAGCGTGTACTTAAATTCCATTTAATTATCGTCCTCCGCCCAGGCGGTGTGCTCCTGGATGCTTCTCGATTCTACCAAGATTTGCGCCCCGTGGCGCCCCCCATGGCAAGGTTATGAGCGCTTTAAGTACCGACAAGAGTCGCCAACTGAGCGATCGCTCGAAACTTTGACCGAAGTGTGAAGCTCCATGACGTATTCGTGACCGACATCTCCCGCCGGATGCGCCAGAATCGAGGGAGCATGAACGCCATGCCCAATTCAAGAGGAGAAGACCAATGGGCCTGATCAACCGTAGCCTCGACTGGGGCGTCCGAGGCAACGTCCATCGCGGCGAGGAGCAGAGCGGCTGGACGCTCGCGACCGTGGACGTGCGCCAGATGCTCAAGTCGGCCCGCATCAACCCTTGGGTAGTCGTTTTCCTCGGCTCGTCCCAGTTGCTGGGCCTCACGGCCCTGACCCAGCCCTTCAAGCTGGGTTACCTGCCCATCATGCTCGGCATGTACTTGTGGTTCGGTTTCAGCGTGACCTTTTACCTGCACCGCTACCTGACACACAAGGGCTTCGAGACCATCGGCCTCATCCGCTTCATCGGGGCGCTGGGCGCGGTGACCGGCCTTTCGGGCGATCCGGTCGGCTGGGTGGGTGACCACCGGCACCACCACCGGGCCTCGGACAAGCCCAACGACCAGCACAGCCCCAAGCAGCTCGGCTTCTGGATGGCGCACATGGGCTGGATCTTCCGTGACCTGAGCGCCTTCAGCGCCAAGACGCGCGAGCTGGCCAAGGACGTGCGGGTCTACTGGTACGCCCGGCTCTTCGAGCGGCCCATGTTCATGATCCTGCCCCACCTGCTGACGGCCTTCGCCTTCTACCACTTCCTGGGCTTCGCCGGCATGGTCTGGTGCTTCTACTTCCCGATCCTCGTCATGAACCACGCGACCTGGTGCATCAACTCCATCTGCCACCTGCCGCGCTTCGGCTACAAGAATTTCGAGAGTGGGGACGACAGCGTCAACGTGCCGGTGCTCGGCCTGTTCGCCCTGGGCGAGGGCTACCACAACAACCACCACGCCAACGCCCGTCGTGCCGCCCACGGTCTCCACTGGTACGAGCTCGATCCGACCAAGGGGCTCATCTGGCTGCTCGAGCGCTGTCGCCTGGTCTGGAACGTGGTCTGGTAACGAACTTATCCGCTTGTCGCGGGGCGCGTCGGATGACGCGCCCCGCGCTTGCATGAGAGAATGCCCCCATGACCCGAGCCAAGCCCGCCTCGATCGCCCCGCCCATCATCTGGGGCAGCATCCTGATCGCCACCTGCATTGCGCTCATCACGCTGTGGAACGTGGTGATCGTCTCGGACTACATGCACATCCGTGCGCTGAGCGACGCGAAGGTCCCGAGCGGCTCAGGGCGCTGGATCATCCTCGCGGTCGGCTGCGTCCTGTTCGCCGGGGTGCTGGTCGGCCTGATCCTCTTCCTGGTCTCGCTGATCAAGCAGATCCGCCTCAACCGGGCGCAGCAGAACTTCATCGACAGCGTCACCCACGAGCTCAAGACCCCCCTGACCTCGCTCAAGCTCCACCTCCAGACCCTCCAGCGCGGCAAGGCGAGCCCCGAGCAGGCCCAGGCCTTCCACGCGGTCATGCTCGAGGACGTGGATCGCCTGAGCATGTTGCTCGACCACGTTCTTACGGCTGCGCGCCTCGAGCGGCGCCAGGCGATCGCCTTGGAAGCGGTCGCGCTCAAGCCTCTGCTCGACGAAGTCGCCGGCACCATCCGCTCGCGCTACGACCTCGAACCGGACGCGATCCGCATCGAGGGGGCCGACGCCGAGGTGCGGGGCGAGCCTGCCGGCCTGCACATGGTCTTTCTCAACCTCCTGGACAACGCCGTGAAGTACTCGGGCGACGCGGTCCGGGTCGAGGTGACGATCCGCGCCCTGGACGGGGGCGGGGCCGAGGTCGCCGTCCGCGACCATGGGGTGGGCCTTGCGCCCAAGGACCTCAAGCGCGTTTTCCAGCGCTTCTACCGGGTGGGTTCCGAGATGACCCGCACCCGTCCCGGTACGGGCCTCGGCCTCTTTATCGTGCGAGAGACCCTGCACCTCTTGGGCGGCCGGATCCGGGCCGAGAGCGAGGGCGAGGGGAAGGGAACCGCGTTTTTCGTCCAGCTGCCGGGAGGCACCGATGCCTGAGATCCTGCTCGTCGAGGACGAGCTCCACATCGCCAACGGCCTCAAGTTCAACCTCGAGCTCGAAGGCCACGCCGTCACCCACGTCAAGGACGGAATGGAGGCCAAGCGCCTGCTCATCGACGAGGGGGGTGCCTTCGACCTGATCATCCTCGATCTCATGCTGCCCGGCATGAGCGGGCTCGACCTGTGCCGGGGGCTGCGCAAGACGGGCAACATCACCCCCGTCCTGATGCTGACGGCGCGCAGTCAGCCTCTTGAGAAGATCGAGGGCCTGCGCATCGGTGCCGACGACTACGTGACCAAGCCCTTCAACCTCGAAGAGCTGCTCGCGCGCGTCGAAACCCTCTTGCGACGGGCGAGCTGGCAGCAGGCCTCCGTCGAGCCTGTACCGCAAACCGCTTGCTTCGCCTTCGGCAGTGCCCGGGTGGACTTCGATCGCTTCGAGGCGACCCGCGACGGCGAGCCCCTCAAGCTCACGCCCATCGAGTTCCAGATCCTGCGGATCTTCCGGGACCACCCGGGGATGGTCCTCTCGCGCGAGCAACTGCTCGAAGGCGCCTGGGGCTGGTCGGGCCCCGCCTCGACGCGGACGGTGGACAACTTCATCATGCGCCTGCGCCGGGCCTTCGAGCCCGACCCGGCTCAGCCCCGTCACTTCCTCTCGGTCCGCGGGGCGGGGTACAAGTTCGTTCCCTGATGGTAAAAGCCGCAGGCGCTGGCGACGGCCTTGGCGCTTGCCAGCGCCTGCGGCCAATTAACGGTAGAATGGGGTCATCCCAAGCTAGGAGGCCCCCATGACCGCTGTCCCCATCGCCCTGACCCCCGGTGACCCTTCGGGCATCGGCCCCGAGATCGCCGTGCGCTTCTTGGCGGATTTACCGGCGGGGGGCGCTCGGCCCGTGGTCTTCGGAGATGCCCGCGTGCTTGCGCGTGCGGCCGATTCGCTCGGCCTCGAATGCGAGCTGCGCCCCCTGGCACGCGTCGAGGAGGCCGTCCACCTCGCGGGGAAGGCCATCGGCCTGATCGAGGTGCCCTGGTCGGGCGAGACGCTGCCGGTGCTCGGACAGGTGAGCCGCGAGAGCGGCGCTTACGCCCACGCCGTGCTCGAAGCCGTTGCCCCGCACTTGGCGGCCGGGCGCTTGCCCGCCGTGGTCACAGGCCCCATCTCGAAGGAGGCCATCCAGCTCACTCGCCCAACCTTCATCGGCCACACCGAGTTCTTCGCCCAAGTGGGCCAAGCGGATCGCTTCGGGATGCTCTTGGTGGTCGAGCCCCTCAGGGCCATCCACGTGACGGCGCACGTGCCCTTCGGCGAGGTCGTCTCCTGCCTCACCCAGGCGCGGATCGAGGAGACCATCGACCTGGCCGCCGAGAGCTTGCGCCTATTGGGGGCCCCCGATGGAAACATCGCCGTCTGCGGCCTCAACCCGCACGCGGGTGAAGCGGGGCGCTTCGGCCGCGAGGAGCTCGAGACCATCATCCCCGCCGTGCGCGCGGCCCAGGCTCGCGGTCTCAAGGCCGTCGGCCCCCTGCCCCCCGATACGGTCTTCTATCGGGCTCTCAACGGCGAGTTCCAGGTGATCGTGTGCATGTACCACGACCAGGGCCATATCCCCCTCAAGATGCACGGCTTCGACCGAGGCGTGAACGTGACGGTGGGCCTCCCCTTCGTGCGGACCTCGGTCGATCACGGGACGGCCTTCGAGTTGGCGGGCACCGGCAAGGCGAGCGCAAGCAGCCTACGTGCCGCATGGGAACTTGCCGAGCGCTTGGTTTTCGAGCGTCGGAAAAAACTGTGATCGCCTGATTTTAAGGCGACGTTTAACAAATCGCATACTTCCTCGAAATCAGCGCGCCACCTTGGCTCTCTAGAATCGGAGCGGCTCAAGACCCACGTTCGAGCGGTGTTTCCGCTTCGGACCACGGGTAAGCCGCGGTTGGGGATGCTTCTGCTCCCCAATACCGAATAGAAGGAGCCACATTTGATGCGATTTGATCCCCGCACGATTCGCCGTCTCTCGGCGACCCTCGCGATGTGCGGCCTGGCAGGCTGTGCCGCGCTGCCGCCCGGCACCCAGACGACCGGTGCCGTGCCGCCCGACGTGACCTGGCTCAACCCGCCGACCGGTGCGGGCGCCGAGTACGCCGCCGACCGCGTGATCGTCAAGCTCAAGCAGGGACAGGCCGTTCGCTCGGTTCAGGGCATGCGCATGGTGCAGGCCGTCGAGGGGCTCGGCAACACCGCCCTCTATGCGGTGCCCAGCGGCTCGAGCGTCCCCGAGACGCTCGCCAAGCTCCGGCACGACTCGAACGTCGTGTACGCCGAGCCCAACTACATCTACCATGCGACCGATTTCAAGGCGCAGTCGACCGTCAACGACCCCATGGTCAACCAGCTCTGGGGCCTCACCAAGGTCCAGGCGCAGCAGGCCTGGGATGTGACCGCGGGCGATCCCAACGTGGTGGTCGCGGTGGTCGACACCGGCGTGGACTACAACCACGAGGACCTCAAGGGCCAGGTGATCAAGGGCCCGGACTTCGGCAACAACGACAACGACCCCATGGACGACCAGGGGCACGGCTCGCACGTGGCCGGTACCATCGCCGCGATCGCCAACAACGGCGTCGGTGTGGCGGGTCTCGCCTACAAGACCAAGGTCCTGGCCATCAAGGTGCTCGGCTCGGACGGCTCGGGCGACACCAACTCCATCGTGAGGGGCATCCTGAAGGCCAACGAGCTCGGGGCCCGGGTCATCAATCTCTCGCTCGGCGGCCCTCAGCAGTCGAGTGCGCTGAAGGACGCCGTGGACCAGGTGACGGCGAAGGGCTCGCTGTGCGTGGTCGCCGCGGGAAACGACGGCACCTCGACCCCCGACTATCCGGCAGCCTACCCGAACGCTCTGGCGGTCGGCGCGAGCGATCAATCCGACAAGCGCGCCTCGTTCTCCAACTACGGCAGCTACGTGGACATCGCCGCTCCCGGCGTGGACATCCTCTCGAGCACCGAGAAGAGCTACAAGAAGCACTCGGGCACGAGCATGGCCTCCCCGCACGTGGCTGCGGCGGCAGCTCTGTTGCTCGCCAAGAACCCGGACCTCTCGGTCCAGCAGCTGCGTGACGCCCTTACTACCACCGGCGATCCGACGACCGGCTTCGGCAACAGCGCGGTCAAGCGCATGAATGCCGCCAAGGCCCTCGCTGCGGTCGGCGGCACGGCGCCGGCGCCCGAACCTGAGCCCGGGACCAGCCCGGGCGGCGAGGACACCCAATCGCCGAGCGTCCCCACGGGCGTCAAGGCGCTGGCGGCCTCGACCACCCAGGTCCAGCTCGAGTGGAACGCTGCGAGCGACAACGTGGGGGTGACGGGCTACCGGATCTACCGGAACGGGCAAATGATCGCGACGACCGCTTCGACCGGCTATGCTGACTCCGGCCTGGCGCCCGGGACCTCCTACGCCTACACCGTGGTCGCCTATGACGCCGCGGGCAACGCGTCGGGGATGTCCAACGTCGCCAACGTCCAGACCCCCAGCTCGAGCAGTGAGCTGACCATTTCGAACGTGACGCTCAAGGGCCTGACCCGGACCAGCGCGACCATCGGCTGGACCACCAGCGTGGACGCCGATTCCCGCATCGACTACACGGCGAGCAGCACCTACTACATGGGGTACTGGCGTAACGTCCGCGACTCCGCCATGACGACCAGCCACAGCCTGACCCTGCCGAGCCTCGCCTCCGGCGACACCTACTACTTGAAGGTGACCTCGGTCGATGCCAACGGCAAGCGCGTCACGGCCGGCCTCTATGGCCTGCGGATGCCGTAAGGCGGAAAACACCTCCCTCGAACGGAAAAAGGCAGCCCCGCCTGGGGCTGCCTTTTCTGCTGCGTACTTAGTAGATGATGAGGATGCGCATGCGATCGAGGATCTTGTCCTTGGAGTTCGCGGCTTTGAGCTTGGCCGCATCCGCCCCCGAGAGCACGAGGCGATCGCCGCCCTCGATGCGCAGGGGCTTGAGGATGAGCGGGCGCGAGCCGGTGCGGGGGTTGGGGTCCTCGGGATCGTAGGCCCGCACCCAGCGGGCGACGCCTTCGTTCATGACCTTGTCGGGGTCGAAGGGGACCCCCGCGAGCAGGTCGTGGGCGCTGTCGTCGTAGACGCGCGGCGACATGCGCGGCTCGTAGTTGAGGCCGCGGGTGTCGAGGACCAAGCCCGTCACCTCGTCTGCGGCAGGCTTCGTGGGCTCGGCCCCTGCGGCAGGAGCGAGCATGCAAGCGCCTGCGAGGGCGAGAATCAGGAAGGGTGCACGCATGTGGGCCTCCGAGACTTGTTCAGGAGCGATCGCCGAGCTGCAGGCGCAGGGTACGCACTTGCTGGCGAAGGCTGGACTTGAGCGGTAGCTTTTCGAGCTGATCGAGCGTGGCACGGGCCTCCGAGCGCTCGCCTCGCGCGAGCTGCTCGCGGGCGAGGTCGAGGCCCTGGGCGCCTGCGTCGTCCCCCCAGGCGCCGAGCAGGGTACGGGCCTTGGGGAGCCAGGACGGGTCCGAGATGGAGAGCAGGCGGGTCACGGCCTGCCAGTGCTTGCCCTCATCGGCCAGGCGGTAGCTGTCCAGGACCAGGGCCTCGGGGTCGGGAGCACCCGGTGTGGGGGCAGGAGTCGGGGCAGCCGGGGCGAGAGTTGCGGTCACCGCATCGCGAGGAGGCTGCGCGGAGAGTCGAGGGGCTACAGGCCTGTTCTCAGGAGCGGGGCTTGGAGCCACGACGACGGCGAGGGTCTCTGCAGGCTGCTTGGCAAGAATGGAGTGGTACGCGTCGTAAGCACTGATCCCCCCCATCACGACCCAGCTGATGACGGTGCCCTGCACCGCAGCAAAGGCGATCTGCTCACCCGACGGGAACATCCCGAAGAGGGGGAACTGGATGGCGGCGAGGCCCGCCGCGAGGCCTACCGCGCCCCCGAGGTAGGCGGCGCCGCGCGCGTGGTCGCCCTGGTAGAACTGGCCGCCCCCGGGCAGGGCCAGGGACCAGAAGGCGCCTTCAGGAGCGAGCGGCTTCACGTCGAGGGGGAGGGTCTGGGCCTTGGAGGTGCGCATCCCCTGCGGGTCGGCGGCGAAGGCCGGCCCTGAGGCGAGGAGGATGGAGCCCGAGAGGGCAATCGCGGCGAGGTGACGCATGGTTCTATGCTAGCCCCCTTCGCGTGTGCGCGCAAGGGGCGCCAAACTAGCGAGGATTCAGCGTTTGCCGGGATTGGGGTTCGTGTCCGATCTCACAATCGGTCGCCTTGAAGGGCTAAGCGTGGGTTTGCTAGACTAGGGGGCATGAGTGCACGTCCACCCGCCGCGCCGAACCCCGGTCGTCGTCCGGTCGCTCCTCGCCGCAAGCCTTGGGGCTGGATCGCCTTGCTGATCCTGTCGATGGGGACTGCCTTCGGGGCGGGGGCCGTCACGGGTCTCCAGGTGCGACAGGCGGGGCTCTTTGCCGGCGAGACCTCCCCGGTCGAGGTCCTCTCGCAGTTGCCCGCCGTGGTCCGGGGCGAGGCCTTCGCGCGGACCAACATCCTGCTGATCGGCAGCGACGCGGGCTTTACGGGAAACCGCCGCGATGCGACGGCCCCGGTTCGATCCGACACCCTCATCGTCGCCTCGCTCGATCCCACCCACCGGAGCATCCAGCTCTTGAGCATCCCGCGCGACACCCGGGTCGAGATCCCCGGGCGCCAGGGCTTCGACAAGATCAACGCAGCCTTCGCCTATGGCGGGCCCGAGCTGACCATGGATACGGTCGCGCGCTTTTTGGACGTGCCGATTGACCACTACGTTCGCCTCAAGCTGGAGGCGCTGCCCGAACTGGTGGACTTGCTGGGCGGGGTTGAGGTCGAGGTCGAGAAGAACATGCGCTACCGCGATCGCGCAGGCGGGCTCTCGATCGCCCTAAAGAAGGGCCCTCAATTGCTCGATGGGGCGAAGGCCGAGCAGTACCTGCGCTTTCGCCACGACGTGAACGGCGACATCGGCCGGGTCCAGCGCCAGCAGGTCTTCC
This genomic window from bacterium contains:
- a CDS encoding methyltransferase; protein product: MALTERQRQREARARANWTPPGPVPPGDQGESDLVPGPGETLDAFAGHWRLFQLKGGHRYSTDDLLGAWYACDTMRMLGRTPIQALDLGTGIGSVGLFVAWKYPALHLTGIEAQEASLLLARRSARYNGVAERTRYLLGDLREQVATVGEFELVTGSPPYWDREDGTVSDAPQKGPCRFEFRGGVEAYCEAACTTLAPGGVFVVVFDGRQIARLEGAAQAAGLEIFRLREVVSREGDPPLIVLAAMARAGDAPGPRQDEPRLLLRDAEGKRTDAFRALRETMGLPPGAR
- a CDS encoding endonuclease/exonuclease/phosphatase family protein — protein: MEIRIATINLAGVSDGWFEGRREALVDQLSELVLDVVCLQEVASRGSPYPYDQVADLAKRLSLSFACFSPYGNPDEVLSRERGGVALLARWPFLWVETLQLPPGTTAPDARVAALGTLAHPEGPIHLLGTHLSWPLDAQRTREAQVRHALERVRDLGWDRPGARFVLAGDLNGVEGEPGLRLLSERLVDAYRAAHPTTPGLTWSHVNPLVWYDSPDRRLDYLFADPGVTVRAAGVALDRLEAPASDHYAVFAHLSWEGADRV
- a CDS encoding sensor histidine kinase; translation: MTRAKPASIAPPIIWGSILIATCIALITLWNVVIVSDYMHIRALSDAKVPSGSGRWIILAVGCVLFAGVLVGLILFLVSLIKQIRLNRAQQNFIDSVTHELKTPLTSLKLHLQTLQRGKASPEQAQAFHAVMLEDVDRLSMLLDHVLTAARLERRQAIALEAVALKPLLDEVAGTIRSRYDLEPDAIRIEGADAEVRGEPAGLHMVFLNLLDNAVKYSGDAVRVEVTIRALDGGGAEVAVRDHGVGLAPKDLKRVFQRFYRVGSEMTRTRPGTGLGLFIVRETLHLLGGRIRAESEGEGKGTAFFVQLPGGTDA
- a CDS encoding response regulator transcription factor produces the protein MPEILLVEDELHIANGLKFNLELEGHAVTHVKDGMEAKRLLIDEGGAFDLIILDLMLPGMSGLDLCRGLRKTGNITPVLMLTARSQPLEKIEGLRIGADDYVTKPFNLEELLARVETLLRRASWQQASVEPVPQTACFAFGSARVDFDRFEATRDGEPLKLTPIEFQILRIFRDHPGMVLSREQLLEGAWGWSGPASTRTVDNFIMRLRRAFEPDPAQPRHFLSVRGAGYKFVP
- a CDS encoding DUF1857 family protein translates to MEFKYTLWLDAPHDRVWHAIKDQIEHPKAKNGQFQSINVIERKKNYLVREVKPKRGRKFQEKITFFPSRKAITEMSRGPYESIVQEVTKEKGRTKLTMEFKPRRMTLWLLKMKQWVKRAPLELDDLMNLTSIPKPVGAKNK
- a CDS encoding LCP family protein yields the protein MSARPPAAPNPGRRPVAPRRKPWGWIALLILSMGTAFGAGAVTGLQVRQAGLFAGETSPVEVLSQLPAVVRGEAFARTNILLIGSDAGFTGNRRDATAPVRSDTLIVASLDPTHRSIQLLSIPRDTRVEIPGRQGFDKINAAFAYGGPELTMDTVARFLDVPIDHYVRLKLEALPELVDLLGGVEVEVEKNMRYRDRAGGLSIALKKGPQLLDGAKAEQYLRFRHDVNGDIGRVQRQQVFLRALRERLMQPSSLAMLPQLLETAYRSVETDLPFDQILRYALWAKDLQAQDLHMALVPGAFSGDRFEASYWLPDEHATRALARRTLTDQGPAPVVQAAVIAPEVKADTRISVLNGTRRTGLANEAAHLLRQDGWTVWVVGTSKRKGLAETEIAPQRGEEALIGPIAQTLGIAGKQVSSSQGDVTTDFTVIVGEDFAEALKETRSRAATSPAATKSQRN
- the pdxA gene encoding 4-hydroxythreonine-4-phosphate dehydrogenase PdxA; protein product: MTAVPIALTPGDPSGIGPEIAVRFLADLPAGGARPVVFGDARVLARAADSLGLECELRPLARVEEAVHLAGKAIGLIEVPWSGETLPVLGQVSRESGAYAHAVLEAVAPHLAAGRLPAVVTGPISKEAIQLTRPTFIGHTEFFAQVGQADRFGMLLVVEPLRAIHVTAHVPFGEVVSCLTQARIEETIDLAAESLRLLGAPDGNIAVCGLNPHAGEAGRFGREELETIIPAVRAAQARGLKAVGPLPPDTVFYRALNGEFQVIVCMYHDQGHIPLKMHGFDRGVNVTVGLPFVRTSVDHGTAFELAGTGKASASSLRAAWELAERLVFERRKKL
- a CDS encoding acyl-CoA desaturase; its protein translation is MGLINRSLDWGVRGNVHRGEEQSGWTLATVDVRQMLKSARINPWVVVFLGSSQLLGLTALTQPFKLGYLPIMLGMYLWFGFSVTFYLHRYLTHKGFETIGLIRFIGALGAVTGLSGDPVGWVGDHRHHHRASDKPNDQHSPKQLGFWMAHMGWIFRDLSAFSAKTRELAKDVRVYWYARLFERPMFMILPHLLTAFAFYHFLGFAGMVWCFYFPILVMNHATWCINSICHLPRFGYKNFESGDDSVNVPVLGLFALGEGYHNNHHANARRAAHGLHWYELDPTKGLIWLLERCRLVWNVVW
- a CDS encoding S8 family serine peptidase, with product MRFDPRTIRRLSATLAMCGLAGCAALPPGTQTTGAVPPDVTWLNPPTGAGAEYAADRVIVKLKQGQAVRSVQGMRMVQAVEGLGNTALYAVPSGSSVPETLAKLRHDSNVVYAEPNYIYHATDFKAQSTVNDPMVNQLWGLTKVQAQQAWDVTAGDPNVVVAVVDTGVDYNHEDLKGQVIKGPDFGNNDNDPMDDQGHGSHVAGTIAAIANNGVGVAGLAYKTKVLAIKVLGSDGSGDTNSIVRGILKANELGARVINLSLGGPQQSSALKDAVDQVTAKGSLCVVAAGNDGTSTPDYPAAYPNALAVGASDQSDKRASFSNYGSYVDIAAPGVDILSSTEKSYKKHSGTSMASPHVAAAAALLLAKNPDLSVQQLRDALTTTGDPTTGFGNSAVKRMNAAKALAAVGGTAPAPEPEPGTSPGGEDTQSPSVPTGVKALAASTTQVQLEWNAASDNVGVTGYRIYRNGQMIATTASTGYADSGLAPGTSYAYTVVAYDAAGNASGMSNVANVQTPSSSSELTISNVTLKGLTRTSATIGWTTSVDADSRIDYTASSTYYMGYWRNVRDSAMTTSHSLTLPSLASGDTYYLKVTSVDANGKRVTAGLYGLRMP